From the genome of Streptomyces sp. NBC_00659, one region includes:
- a CDS encoding MarR family winged helix-turn-helix transcriptional regulator has product MEDEVDRLVAAWRRERPDLDVEPLEVLSRVSRLARHLDRARRLAFAEHSLEPWEFDVLTALRRAGSPYQLSPGQLLTQTLVTSGTMTNRIDRLTKKGLVERLPDPSDRRGVLVRLTDEGCDRADQALAGLLDQERAILAELSRAQRGELAGLLRQLTAPFDNIPG; this is encoded by the coding sequence ATGGAGGACGAGGTCGATCGGCTGGTCGCTGCGTGGCGCCGTGAGCGCCCTGACCTCGACGTGGAACCGCTCGAGGTGCTCAGCCGCGTGAGCAGGCTGGCCCGGCACCTGGACCGTGCGCGCCGGCTCGCTTTCGCCGAGCACAGCCTGGAGCCCTGGGAGTTCGACGTCCTGACGGCGCTGCGGCGCGCGGGTTCCCCGTATCAGCTCTCTCCCGGCCAGTTGCTGACGCAGACGCTCGTCACCTCCGGCACGATGACGAACCGCATCGACCGTCTGACCAAGAAGGGTCTGGTCGAACGCCTCCCGGACCCGAGCGACCGCAGGGGCGTGCTCGTCCGCCTCACGGACGAGGGATGCGACCGCGCCGACCAGGCGCTGGCCGGTCTGCTCGACCAGGAGCGGGCGATCCTCGCCGAGCTGAGCCGGGCACAGCGCGGTGAACTGGCCGGGCTGCTACGCCAGTTGACCGCCCCGTTCGACAACATCCCCGGTTAG
- the galK gene encoding galactokinase, which yields MGQVGVREGFEELYGAAPEGVWAAPGRVNLIGEYTDFNEGFVMPLALPHTAVAAVSRRSDGVLRLHSADIDGPVVELRVDELTPRSDSGWAAYPAGVVWALREAGHAVGGADIHLASTVPTGAGLSSSAALEVVTALALDELYGLGLTRPELARLAQRAENDFVGVPCGVMDQTASACCTEGHALHLDCRDLSIRQVPFDLASQGLELLVVDTRVKHALGDGAYAERRAGCEEGARLLGVSHLRDVAYEDLDTALARLSDERVRRYVRHVVSDDHRVDRVISLLDAGDVRAIGPVLTDGHASLRDDLRISCPELDLAVSAANSAGALGARMTGGGFGGSAVVLVESTDVDSVTKAVVEAFAAAGFTAPRVFPAVPSAGARRIG from the coding sequence ATGGGCCAGGTGGGGGTACGTGAGGGTTTCGAGGAGCTGTACGGCGCCGCGCCCGAGGGCGTCTGGGCGGCGCCCGGCCGGGTCAACCTGATCGGCGAGTACACGGACTTCAACGAGGGGTTCGTGATGCCGCTCGCACTGCCGCACACGGCGGTCGCGGCGGTGTCCCGCCGGTCCGACGGGGTGCTGCGGCTGCACTCGGCGGACATCGACGGCCCGGTCGTCGAGCTGCGCGTCGACGAACTGACGCCCCGGTCGGACAGCGGCTGGGCCGCCTATCCGGCGGGTGTGGTGTGGGCGCTGCGCGAGGCGGGCCACGCCGTCGGCGGCGCGGACATCCATCTTGCCTCCACGGTCCCCACCGGCGCCGGGCTGTCCTCCTCGGCGGCCCTGGAGGTCGTCACCGCCCTCGCCCTCGACGAGCTGTACGGGCTCGGGCTCACCCGGCCCGAGCTGGCGCGGCTCGCCCAGCGCGCCGAGAACGACTTCGTCGGCGTGCCCTGCGGGGTCATGGACCAGACGGCGTCGGCGTGCTGCACCGAGGGTCACGCCCTGCACCTCGACTGCCGCGACCTGTCCATCCGCCAGGTCCCCTTCGACCTCGCCTCCCAAGGCCTCGAACTCCTCGTCGTCGACACCCGGGTGAAGCACGCGCTCGGCGACGGGGCGTACGCGGAGCGGCGCGCGGGCTGTGAGGAGGGGGCACGTCTGCTGGGCGTGTCCCATCTGCGTGATGTCGCGTACGAGGACCTCGACACGGCCCTCGCGCGGCTCTCCGACGAGCGCGTGCGCCGCTACGTCCGGCACGTCGTCTCCGACGACCACCGGGTGGACCGGGTCATCTCCCTGCTGGACGCGGGTGACGTCCGCGCGATCGGGCCGGTCCTGACGGACGGTCACGCCTCGCTGCGCGACGATCTGCGGATCTCGTGTCCCGAGCTGGATCTCGCGGTCTCGGCGGCCAACTCCGCGGGTGCGCTGGGGGCCCGTATGACGGGCGGGGGCTTCGGCGGTTCCGCCGTCGTGCTGGTGGAGTCCACCGACGTGGACAGTGTCACCAAGGCGGTGGTCGAGGCCTTCGCCGCGGCGGGCTTCACGGCACCCCGGGTGTTCCCGGCGGTGCCTTCGGCCGGGGCCCGGCGGATCGGCTGA
- the galE gene encoding UDP-glucose 4-epimerase GalE has translation MSGKYLVTGGAGYVGSVVARHLLEAGHEVTVLDNLSTGFREGVPAGAAFIEGDIRDAAKWLDSSYDAVLHFAAFSQVGESVVKPEKYWDNNVGGTMALLAAMREAGVRTLVFSSTAATYGEPETTPIVESAPTRPTNPYGASKLAVDHMITGEAAAHGLGAVSLRYFNVAGAYGESGERHDPESHLIPLVLQVAQGRRDAISVFGDDYPTPDGTCIRDYIHVADLAEAHLLALEAAAPGEHLICNLGNGNGFSVREVIETVRQVTGHPIPEAVAPRRGGDPAVLVASAETARERLGWNPSRADLAGIVADAWEFAQNVAKG, from the coding sequence ATGAGTGGGAAGTATCTGGTCACGGGTGGAGCGGGTTATGTCGGCAGCGTGGTCGCGCGCCACCTGCTCGAGGCGGGCCACGAGGTCACCGTCCTCGACAACCTCTCGACGGGCTTCCGCGAGGGCGTGCCCGCCGGCGCCGCGTTCATCGAGGGCGACATCCGCGATGCCGCCAAGTGGCTGGACTCCTCGTACGACGCCGTCCTGCACTTCGCCGCGTTCTCGCAGGTCGGCGAGTCCGTGGTGAAGCCCGAGAAGTACTGGGACAACAACGTCGGCGGCACCATGGCGCTGCTCGCCGCGATGCGCGAGGCCGGCGTGCGCACGCTGGTCTTCTCCTCCACCGCCGCGACGTACGGCGAGCCCGAGACCACCCCGATCGTGGAGTCCGCGCCGACCCGGCCCACCAACCCCTACGGCGCCTCCAAGCTCGCCGTCGACCACATGATCACCGGCGAGGCGGCGGCCCACGGACTCGGCGCCGTCTCCCTGCGCTACTTCAACGTGGCCGGCGCCTACGGCGAGAGCGGCGAGCGGCACGACCCCGAGTCGCACCTCATCCCGCTGGTCCTCCAGGTCGCGCAGGGCCGCCGCGACGCGATCTCCGTCTTCGGCGACGACTACCCGACGCCGGACGGCACCTGCATCCGCGACTACATCCATGTCGCGGACCTCGCCGAGGCGCACCTGCTGGCCCTCGAGGCCGCGGCCCCCGGCGAGCACCTGATCTGCAACCTCGGCAACGGCAACGGCTTCTCCGTCCGCGAGGTCATCGAAACCGTGCGCCAGGTGACCGGGCACCCGATCCCCGAGGCCGTGGCCCCCCGCCGCGGCGGGGACCCGGCGGTCCTGGTCGCCTCGGCCGAGACCGCCCGGGAGCGGCTCGGCTGGAACCCGTCCCGCGCGGATCTCGCGGGGATCGTCGCGGACGCGTGGGAGTTCGCACAGAACGTGGCAAAGGGGTAG
- the galT gene encoding galactose-1-phosphate uridylyltransferase produces the protein MKKTSTRLADGRELIYYDAGDDQVRDAVDRRPLDPTVTTSEVRRDPLLGDSVAIASHRQGRIYHPPANECPLCPSSGDRLSEIPDSSYDVVVFENRFPSLAGDSGRCEVVCFTSDHDASFADLTEAQAALVLEAWTDRTAELSHLPSVQQVFCFENRGAEIGVTLGHPHGQIYGYPFTTPRTALMLRSLAAHKEATGGENLFDEVLARELADGSRVVLSSDHWVAFVPYAAHWPYEVHLYPRRRVPDLLGLDEDARTEFPQVYLELLRRFDRIFDGPDGGKDGTGEPPTPYIAAWHQAPFGPLEEFEGVNRDDFALHLELFTIRRTSGKLKFLAGSESGMNVFINDVPPETAAQRLREVAST, from the coding sequence GTGAAGAAGACCTCGACCCGGCTCGCCGACGGTCGTGAGCTCATCTACTACGACGCGGGCGACGACCAGGTGCGCGACGCGGTGGACCGGCGCCCGCTCGACCCGACCGTCACCACCTCGGAGGTGCGCCGCGACCCGCTGCTCGGCGACTCGGTGGCGATCGCCTCGCACCGCCAGGGGCGCATCTACCACCCCCCGGCGAACGAGTGCCCGCTGTGCCCGTCCTCGGGCGACCGGCTGAGCGAGATCCCCGACTCCTCGTACGACGTCGTGGTGTTCGAGAACCGCTTCCCCTCGCTGGCGGGGGACTCCGGCCGCTGCGAGGTCGTCTGCTTCACCTCCGACCACGACGCCTCCTTCGCGGATCTGACGGAGGCGCAGGCGGCACTCGTCCTGGAGGCCTGGACGGACCGCACCGCCGAACTGTCCCATCTGCCCTCCGTCCAACAGGTCTTCTGCTTCGAGAACCGCGGCGCCGAGATCGGCGTGACACTCGGTCACCCGCACGGGCAGATCTACGGCTACCCCTTCACCACCCCTCGTACCGCGCTGATGCTGCGCTCGCTCGCCGCGCACAAGGAGGCGACCGGCGGGGAGAACCTGTTCGACGAGGTCCTCGCACGGGAGCTGGCGGACGGTTCACGGGTCGTCCTGTCGAGTGACCACTGGGTCGCCTTCGTCCCGTACGCCGCCCACTGGCCGTACGAGGTCCACCTCTACCCGCGCCGCCGCGTGCCGGACCTGCTCGGCCTCGACGAGGACGCGCGCACAGAATTCCCCCAGGTCTATCTGGAACTCTTGAGGCGCTTCGACCGGATCTTCGACGGACCGGACGGTGGGAAGGACGGGACGGGCGAGCCGCCGACGCCGTACATCGCGGCGTGGCACCAGGCTCCCTTCGGCCCGCTGGAGGAGTTCGAAGGCGTCAACCGGGACGACTTCGCGCTCCACCTCGAGCTTTTCACCATTCGCCGCACTTCCGGCAAGCTGAAGTTTCTCGCGGGTTCCGAGTCCGGCATGAACGTGTTCATCAACGACGTGCCGCCGGAGACCGCGGCTCAGCGACTGCGAGAGGTAGCGAGTACATGA
- a CDS encoding GNAT family N-acetyltransferase encodes MVSRMFRIETGDDKERRDLLRRRLLDTNTAASPVLRALRGTPGERESPLHVWALDEVGALAGGLVGHTWTTWLHVTYLWVDDRTRGTGLGSRLLAEAERVAREERGCHAARLETWDFQAPGFYKKQGYEVVCVIPDYPPGITEYTLTKHWKSN; translated from the coding sequence ATGGTGAGCCGTATGTTTCGTATCGAGACAGGAGACGACAAGGAGCGTCGGGATCTGCTCCGCAGACGGCTGCTGGACACGAACACGGCGGCCTCCCCGGTGCTGCGCGCGCTGCGCGGAACCCCGGGCGAACGTGAATCTCCGCTTCATGTCTGGGCCTTGGACGAGGTCGGCGCCCTGGCCGGCGGTCTGGTGGGCCACACCTGGACGACCTGGCTGCACGTGACGTACCTGTGGGTCGACGACCGCACCCGGGGCACGGGCCTCGGCAGCCGTCTCCTGGCGGAGGCCGAGCGCGTCGCGCGCGAGGAACGGGGCTGCCACGCCGCCCGCCTGGAGACCTGGGACTTCCAGGCCCCGGGCTTCTACAAGAAGCAGGGGTACGAGGTGGTGTGCGTGATCCCCGACTACCCGCCGGGAATCACGGAGTACACCCTGACGAAGCACTGGAAATCCAACTGA
- a CDS encoding response regulator transcription factor has translation MVRIRVLVVDDHRIFAESLAAALAAEPDVDVSAAGSGPAALRCLERAAAEGRRFDVLLVDADLGGNLPGMRPAVPVQESNEDGLVDGISLVAGVRSGQPGVRIVVLAEKDDPRRAALALQAGASGWVAKDCSLSRLLTVIRGVLRDETHLPPALLTGVLRELTAARKHRTESERLVESLTPREREVLRCMVAGLGRKAVAERLFLSPHTVRTHMQNVLGKLGVHSTLAAVALARRAGVGPVDLTGDVVERGGQLA, from the coding sequence GTGGTTCGCATCCGAGTACTGGTCGTCGACGACCATCGCATCTTCGCCGAGTCGCTCGCCGCCGCGCTCGCGGCCGAGCCCGATGTCGACGTGTCCGCCGCAGGCAGCGGCCCGGCCGCGCTGCGCTGCCTCGAACGCGCGGCGGCCGAGGGCCGCCGCTTCGACGTGCTGCTCGTCGACGCCGACCTGGGCGGCAATCTGCCCGGCATGCGTCCGGCGGTGCCCGTCCAGGAGAGCAACGAGGACGGCCTGGTCGACGGCATATCGCTGGTCGCCGGAGTGCGCTCCGGGCAGCCGGGCGTACGGATTGTCGTGCTGGCCGAGAAGGACGATCCGCGCCGGGCGGCGCTCGCCCTCCAGGCCGGGGCCTCGGGATGGGTCGCCAAGGACTGCTCGCTGTCGCGGCTGCTCACGGTCATACGGGGTGTGCTGCGCGACGAGACCCATCTGCCGCCCGCCCTGCTCACCGGGGTGCTGCGGGAGCTGACCGCCGCGCGCAAGCACCGCACCGAGAGCGAGCGGCTCGTCGAGTCGCTGACGCCCCGTGAGCGCGAGGTGCTGCGGTGCATGGTCGCCGGGCTCGGGCGCAAGGCGGTGGCGGAGCGGCTGTTCCTGTCGCCGCACACCGTCCGCACCCATATGCAGAACGTTCTCGGGAAGCTCGGGGTGCACTCCACCCTCGCCGCCGTGGCACTGGCCCGGCGCGCGGGTGTCGGACCCGTCGACCTAACCGGGGATGTTGTCGAACGGGGCGGTCAACTGGCGTAG